In Candidatus Hydrogenedentota bacterium, a single window of DNA contains:
- a CDS encoding PIG-L family deacetylase — protein sequence MAAIFVSLSATATAAEPESTPIETWKGKTVLFFTPHPDDETFQCAGIIKILADNGNNVQIVIFTNDDKGSLDLEMTSEQLARIRRAEEEKACEILGVPKKNITWLGYEDGNLEYADPQRVRGEVARQMKLHRPDAVFSIDPGSTHERWIKTDHRMAAFITQDAFIASEWHLYYPQHLLDENLKPYHVPLAYFYYTVEPNVTIDITKVFDFKVKASAAHTSQFEPSLSKYTPEMGEDAFNAVKDWMTKLSEEDGKMVEKFRRVEWP from the coding sequence TTGGCTGCAATCTTTGTTTCGCTCAGTGCAACGGCCACCGCCGCCGAGCCTGAAAGCACCCCGATTGAGACGTGGAAAGGCAAGACCGTCCTCTTCTTTACGCCCCACCCCGATGACGAGACCTTCCAGTGCGCCGGTATCATCAAGATCCTTGCGGACAACGGAAACAATGTACAGATCGTTATATTCACCAACGACGACAAGGGTTCGCTGGACCTCGAAATGACCAGTGAGCAACTGGCCCGAATCCGTCGCGCGGAAGAGGAAAAGGCCTGCGAAATCCTGGGCGTGCCCAAGAAGAACATCACGTGGCTGGGCTATGAGGACGGCAATCTGGAGTACGCCGATCCCCAGCGCGTTCGCGGTGAAGTCGCGCGTCAGATGAAGTTGCACCGGCCCGACGCGGTCTTCAGCATTGATCCGGGCTCCACCCACGAGCGTTGGATCAAGACCGACCACCGTATGGCCGCCTTCATCACCCAGGACGCCTTTATCGCCTCCGAGTGGCACCTGTACTATCCGCAGCACCTGCTGGACGAAAACCTCAAGCCCTACCACGTGCCCCTCGCGTATTTTTACTACACGGTCGAGCCCAACGTGACCATTGATATTACAAAGGTCTTCGACTTCAAGGTGAAGGCCTCCGCCGCTCATACCAGCCAGTTCGAACCCTCCCTCAGCAAGTACACCCCCGAGATGGGCGAAGACGCCTTCAATGCGGTGAAGGACTGGATGACAAAACTCAGCGAGGAAGACGGTAAGATGGTGGAGAAATTCCGCCGCGTCGAATGGCCGTAA
- a CDS encoding ankyrin repeat domain-containing protein, protein MSLGRSAILMYVLAVTALLAGCMDKSLPPPPEGMGDLRDDFAQAISAGDEAKVNELLNTEPLLLNEPLPVGSQYPLHVAAASGNAAMVKLLLDKGAIPAVQNDEGEYPVDKGRAAGLGEDVLALLQPAQ, encoded by the coding sequence ATGAGTCTGGGTCGTTCTGCTATATTGATGTATGTTCTCGCCGTCACGGCGCTCCTCGCGGGGTGCATGGACAAGAGCCTGCCGCCGCCCCCCGAAGGTATGGGCGATCTCCGGGATGACTTTGCCCAGGCCATTTCGGCGGGGGACGAGGCGAAAGTAAATGAACTGCTGAATACGGAGCCTCTGTTATTGAACGAGCCACTTCCGGTGGGCTCACAATACCCCCTGCACGTCGCAGCGGCCTCCGGGAATGCCGCCATGGTGAAGTTGCTCCTGGACAAGGGAGCCATCCCCGCCGTGCAGAATGACGAAGGGGAGTATCCCGTTGATAAAGGGCGCGCCGCCGGGCTGGGCGAGGACGTTCTAGCGCTGCTGCAGCCCGCCCAGTAA
- a CDS encoding polysaccharide deacetylase family protein yields MLKPCLALAPLFLLFAIDGQSAEKTYAERLGWPEGARVVIFHSDDLGMSHQTNQGTIKSLKEGVVTSTSTMMPTPWVPGWHAFLETSPDTDNGLHLTLTSEWDHYRWGPVAGKPAVPTLVDKQGCLWDNVGLVNQHGTPDDVEREIRAQIDKALEMGLIVTHMDSHMGTLFSNLEFYKRYVKVGIEYKIPMLITGPNGYLMTKYEGDLAQTLTAEALHEKVWAAGLPVIDDATGQSYSWKTFEEKKKMFMETIKEIRPGVTEIIVHCTIRDENFDAISPSGETRQADLDVTTDPEIIQLVKDEGIILTTWRELKERRDKVK; encoded by the coding sequence ATGCTCAAGCCTTGCCTGGCGCTCGCCCCGCTCTTCCTGCTTTTCGCCATCGATGGACAAAGCGCCGAAAAAACCTATGCCGAACGTCTTGGCTGGCCCGAAGGCGCACGGGTCGTCATATTCCACAGCGACGACCTCGGCATGAGCCACCAAACCAACCAGGGCACCATCAAGTCCCTGAAGGAAGGGGTGGTCACCTCCACGAGCACCATGATGCCCACACCCTGGGTCCCCGGATGGCACGCCTTTCTGGAAACCAGCCCCGACACCGACAACGGCCTGCACCTCACATTGACCTCGGAGTGGGACCACTACCGCTGGGGGCCCGTGGCGGGCAAGCCGGCGGTGCCGACGCTGGTGGACAAGCAGGGATGTCTCTGGGACAATGTCGGCCTGGTGAATCAGCACGGCACGCCGGACGATGTGGAGCGGGAGATCCGCGCACAGATCGACAAGGCGCTGGAGATGGGGCTCATCGTGACCCACATGGACTCCCACATGGGAACGCTCTTTTCCAATCTGGAGTTCTACAAGCGCTACGTGAAGGTGGGCATCGAGTACAAGATCCCCATGCTGATCACGGGGCCAAACGGCTATCTCATGACCAAGTACGAGGGCGACCTCGCCCAGACGCTCACCGCCGAAGCGCTTCACGAGAAGGTCTGGGCGGCGGGTCTGCCGGTCATCGACGACGCCACGGGACAATCCTACAGTTGGAAGACATTTGAAGAGAAGAAGAAGATGTTCATGGAGACGATCAAGGAGATCAGGCCGGGCGTGACCGAGATCATTGTCCACTGCACCATCCGTGACGAAAACTTTGATGCGATCTCGCCCTCGGGCGAGACGCGCCAGGCGGATTTGGACGTGACGACGGACCCGGAGATTATTCAGCTCGTGAAAGACGAGGGAATCATCTTGACGACATGGCG
- a CDS encoding DUF1311 domain-containing protein, translating to MVQKVVAGALVVGIVAAAFAFAQTTADMEKDAGAALEKADAELNKVYKQLRETLTEEEQARLKEVQKLWITFRDKEAEFAASLYEGGSIAGMVKVNTMTTATEARVQGLKNLFLEGYPEGQ from the coding sequence GTGGTACAGAAAGTTGTTGCCGGCGCACTGGTAGTGGGTATCGTGGCCGCGGCCTTTGCATTCGCCCAGACCACGGCGGACATGGAAAAGGATGCCGGGGCGGCGCTGGAAAAGGCCGATGCCGAGCTCAATAAGGTCTACAAGCAACTCCGCGAAACGCTCACCGAGGAGGAGCAGGCGCGACTGAAGGAAGTGCAGAAGCTCTGGATTACCTTCCGCGACAAGGAGGCGGAGTTTGCGGCATCGCTTTATGAAGGTGGCAGCATCGCGGGCATGGTGAAAGTTAACACCATGACCACGGCGACGGAGGCCCGCGTGCAGGGCTTGAAGAATCTGTTCCTTGAAGGCTATCCGGAAGGGCAATAG
- a CDS encoding DUF4097 family beta strand repeat protein codes for MNTFQRSIVTALGIAVGVHAFTMGLLCDVLPREASPPLAQASRSLHFEGGNFLRLAHSDGSVEVFTHNAPQFLVQAEIRAYGRDRLRDEAVAYMDTMVTGVKDGGGIRIQTESGQRPEPLDLRTDYVLTVPRGTNLSVEGVNGNVLVREGCGAIYITGNNTDIRIVSPGAAVRAETNNGRIKVENAPGETELKTINGNIYARMRGGRLRAETTNGTVKVDLSDGETTSCDLTSLNGGITLCAVESCELALEATTDSGTVNATLPLEYAEGYPRRRKIIGTQGIGRTRATLYSRNGDINIARSEP; via the coding sequence ATGAATACGTTTCAACGCAGTATCGTCACCGCCCTCGGCATCGCCGTGGGCGTCCACGCCTTCACCATGGGGCTGCTGTGTGATGTGCTGCCCCGCGAGGCCAGCCCGCCCCTGGCCCAGGCCAGCCGCTCCCTCCACTTTGAGGGGGGCAATTTCCTGCGTCTGGCCCACAGCGACGGCTCGGTGGAAGTCTTTACCCACAACGCGCCCCAGTTTCTCGTTCAGGCGGAAATTCGCGCCTACGGTCGGGACCGACTCCGGGACGAGGCGGTGGCGTACATGGATACGATGGTCACGGGCGTGAAAGATGGGGGTGGCATCCGGATCCAGACGGAGTCCGGCCAGCGCCCGGAGCCGCTCGATCTACGCACGGACTACGTACTTACGGTTCCACGCGGAACCAACCTCTCCGTCGAGGGCGTGAACGGCAACGTACTCGTCCGCGAGGGTTGTGGCGCCATTTACATCACCGGAAACAACACCGATATCAGGATTGTCAGCCCCGGTGCCGCGGTCCGGGCGGAGACCAACAATGGTCGAATCAAAGTGGAGAACGCTCCCGGCGAGACCGAGCTTAAGACCATTAATGGCAACATTTACGCCCGCATGCGCGGTGGGCGCCTGCGGGCGGAGACCACCAATGGCACGGTGAAGGTGGATCTTTCCGACGGAGAAACGACCTCGTGCGACTTGACGTCCCTGAATGGAGGCATTACACTTTGCGCGGTGGAATCCTGCGAATTGGCACTGGAAGCCACCACGGACAGCGGCACAGTGAACGCAACGCTGCCGCTGGAGTACGCGGAGGGCTACCCCCGGCGCCGGAAGATCATCGGCACCCAGGGCATTGGCCGGACCCGCGCCACCCTCTATTCCCGAAATGGCGACATCAACATCGCGAGGAGCGAACCATGA
- a CDS encoding VCBS repeat-containing protein, with protein MIRFIFLLAGGLALSVHGGAWRSGEQIPVGTADGIGPLAPHAVMSVPLGAIRLTEAPNPEIVVATTKYGTESGIWRYRWSGERDGVPIFEKVHRITHPFADPWPPPGCVVQRRSGEIFGLWLSDGMLVWTRYDRDAKSFVEPRPLALSGLPRSPDAVGAAEKPDGTWAVYLGVGDGTPYKTSKAGSRDGDYFPYDGAGIWHGGQPYSALYTLTVSDDGSAQLGDAVRASHRDRDVRMGMNQIAAVHFGADAAIVSGSCFGELHVFQEKATGDWAPRAMAVGEDGITLRHPTIYPRPMTYPNGDGNWCDLLVGGEGGLYYYAWTGRTMEHGQPVYTQPTFALEANAKLYGGTLPVTNVVDWDGDGDLDLVAGNSEGLVQFFENTGDNEVPALLPGVPLHAGDEMIHVQPGYKLDIQGPGEARWGYTCPTVIDWNSDGTLDIVMSDSTARHHVYLNVGSATAPKLAPARALYYEGLDMHGTWRVQPAAGRLDGRMAYIALDEEDQFHLYWQVDAFNLLDGGKLLLDTGEPIFANYLKAGGTGRLKLSLVDWDRDGAQDLLVGTPRHASVPHPKTGLPQSLGLPGAAVLLLKNTGTDAAPKFAFPKLMAFKGKPIFLGQHACGPAIAPFRGMDNADLIVAEEEGRFRYYRREDLSLMDASAVDN; from the coding sequence GTGATTCGATTCATTTTCCTGCTGGCGGGCGGTCTGGCCCTCTCGGTTCATGGCGGGGCCTGGCGGAGCGGGGAGCAGATCCCCGTGGGTACGGCCGATGGCATCGGCCCTCTGGCGCCCCATGCGGTCATGTCCGTGCCCCTGGGTGCGATCCGGTTGACCGAAGCCCCCAATCCCGAGATTGTCGTCGCCACCACGAAATACGGAACCGAATCGGGGATCTGGCGTTATCGGTGGAGCGGCGAGCGTGACGGTGTTCCCATCTTCGAAAAAGTCCACCGCATCACCCACCCTTTTGCGGATCCCTGGCCGCCTCCAGGCTGCGTCGTGCAGCGCCGGAGTGGCGAAATCTTCGGGCTTTGGCTCTCCGACGGGATGCTGGTCTGGACGCGCTACGACCGGGATGCGAAGTCCTTCGTGGAGCCCAGGCCCCTGGCCCTGAGCGGTCTGCCCCGAAGCCCCGACGCGGTGGGAGCCGCCGAGAAGCCCGACGGCACGTGGGCGGTCTACCTGGGCGTAGGGGATGGAACACCTTACAAGACTTCGAAGGCGGGTTCACGCGACGGCGATTATTTTCCCTACGATGGCGCGGGCATCTGGCATGGCGGCCAGCCCTACAGCGCCCTGTATACCCTGACGGTCTCGGACGACGGCAGCGCGCAGCTCGGCGACGCGGTGCGCGCCTCTCACCGAGATCGGGACGTTCGTATGGGCATGAACCAGATCGCGGCGGTCCACTTTGGGGCCGACGCGGCGATTGTCAGTGGTTCATGCTTTGGCGAACTCCATGTATTCCAAGAAAAGGCGACGGGGGACTGGGCGCCCCGTGCCATGGCCGTCGGCGAGGACGGAATTACGCTGCGGCATCCGACCATTTACCCCCGCCCCATGACCTACCCGAATGGGGACGGAAACTGGTGCGATCTGCTGGTGGGTGGCGAGGGAGGACTCTATTACTATGCCTGGACCGGCCGCACGATGGAGCATGGCCAGCCCGTGTATACCCAGCCGACGTTCGCGCTGGAGGCCAACGCGAAGCTCTATGGGGGGACCCTCCCCGTGACCAATGTGGTGGACTGGGACGGCGACGGTGACCTCGACCTGGTGGCCGGGAATTCCGAGGGGCTGGTGCAGTTCTTCGAGAACACGGGCGACAACGAAGTGCCCGCCCTGCTCCCGGGCGTGCCCCTTCATGCGGGGGACGAGATGATCCACGTGCAGCCCGGATACAAGCTCGATATTCAGGGGCCGGGCGAGGCGCGCTGGGGCTATACCTGTCCCACCGTGATCGATTGGAACAGCGACGGGACGCTCGATATCGTGATGAGCGACAGCACGGCGCGCCATCATGTTTATCTGAATGTTGGGTCCGCAACGGCGCCGAAACTGGCCCCGGCCCGCGCGCTGTACTACGAAGGGCTGGACATGCACGGCACCTGGCGCGTGCAACCCGCCGCGGGCAGGCTCGATGGGCGCATGGCCTATATAGCCCTGGACGAGGAAGACCAGTTTCACCTGTACTGGCAGGTGGACGCCTTCAACCTGCTCGACGGCGGGAAGCTCCTGCTGGATACGGGCGAGCCAATCTTCGCGAACTACCTGAAGGCGGGCGGAACGGGACGGTTGAAGCTCTCCCTCGTGGACTGGGATCGGGACGGCGCGCAGGACCTCCTGGTGGGTACGCCCCGCCATGCTTCCGTACCTCACCCGAAGACGGGTCTGCCCCAATCCCTGGGGCTTCCCGGGGCTGCGGTATTGCTGCTCAAGAATACCGGAACGGACGCCGCGCCGAAATTTGCATTTCCCAAACTCATGGCCTTCAAAGGCAAGCCCATCTTTCTCGGGCAGCACGCCTGTGGCCCCGCGATTGCTCCCTTTCGCGGGATGGACAACGCCGATCTGATCGTGGCCGAAGAAGAAGGGCGCTTTCGCTACTACCGGCGCGAGGACTTGAGCCTGATGGACGCGAGCGCAGTTGACAATTGA
- a CDS encoding sulfatase-like hydrolase/transferase, translating into MRRRTFLKSGIASAALLAGSGELHAQEAPLKPPNILWLSAEDLSPDLGCYGDTYATTPNLDAFAKRAIRYDRAFSHAGVCAPSRSGLITGMYPTTIGTQHMRCSGIPPAGVKCFPEYLRAAGYYCTNNSKTDYQFEPPLSAWDENSKKAHWKNRPEGAPFFSVFNSVTTHEGQVRSRDPERLAQIEALGDLRHDPAGVTLPPYHADTPATRKDWAQYHDLITLMDREVGEALAELEAAGLAEDTIIWFWGDHGRGLTRCKRWLYDSGTRVPLLVHVPEKYRAWVCPDAPDSLAPGNTDRLVSFIDFAPTILSIAGVALPGHFQGQAFLGKETAPPREYVFGARDRMDEAYDCIRTVRDKRFRYFRNYMPWLTYAQRIEYMDQMPMAQDLRRLHGEGKLDAVQSLWFAGTKPEEELYDLDADPHEINNLAGDPAFEGELQRLRKVHLEWAHETKDLGYLPEPEMDALKWPGGRAPRCARPALWETPTGLALASGTPGSSVLYRLKGESSGWRLYTTPLDFALGDGLLAVACRIGFEDSEAVTFAPQSIGVFGPPTQRVDEWNASLQSGFQSCPLLNPWRCEQSRKPIADFARRFLGSSVAADRYWAVVSLHRRGWSTSEDQSELLRLLDDPSPVVRIAAAQAVHDGEKSDLALPVLIAGLADPSQSVRLHAAIALRDLGKDALPALDALKAATKDPWTYVARVSLDAVAALEPERESEITQ; encoded by the coding sequence ATGCGCCGTCGTACGTTCTTGAAATCTGGAATTGCATCCGCCGCGCTGCTCGCGGGCAGCGGCGAGCTCCACGCCCAGGAGGCGCCCCTCAAGCCGCCGAATATCCTGTGGTTGAGCGCGGAAGACCTGAGCCCGGATCTCGGCTGTTATGGCGATACCTATGCGACCACGCCGAATCTGGACGCTTTCGCGAAGCGCGCGATTCGTTATGATCGCGCCTTTTCTCATGCGGGCGTGTGCGCCCCGAGCCGTTCCGGCCTCATCACGGGGATGTACCCGACCACCATCGGGACCCAGCACATGCGTTGCTCCGGTATTCCCCCGGCGGGCGTGAAATGCTTTCCAGAGTATTTGCGGGCCGCGGGCTATTACTGTACGAACAACAGCAAGACGGACTATCAGTTCGAGCCCCCCTTGAGCGCCTGGGACGAGAACAGCAAGAAAGCGCATTGGAAAAACCGTCCTGAGGGCGCACCCTTCTTCTCGGTCTTTAATTCTGTGACGACCCATGAAGGACAGGTGCGGAGTCGCGATCCCGAGCGGCTTGCCCAGATTGAGGCCCTGGGCGACCTGCGGCATGATCCGGCGGGCGTCACCCTGCCACCCTACCACGCCGACACGCCGGCGACCCGAAAGGACTGGGCCCAGTATCACGACTTGATCACCCTCATGGATCGGGAAGTGGGGGAGGCGCTGGCGGAGTTGGAAGCGGCGGGCCTGGCGGAAGACACTATCATTTGGTTCTGGGGCGATCACGGCCGTGGCCTCACGCGGTGCAAGCGCTGGCTCTATGATTCGGGCACGCGGGTTCCGCTGCTGGTTCACGTGCCGGAAAAGTACCGCGCCTGGGTATGTCCCGATGCGCCGGATTCGCTGGCTCCCGGCAACACGGACCGGCTTGTGAGCTTCATTGATTTTGCGCCGACCATTCTTTCGATCGCGGGGGTTGCGCTTCCGGGGCACTTCCAGGGGCAGGCCTTTCTCGGCAAGGAAACGGCTCCACCCCGCGAGTATGTTTTTGGCGCGCGGGACCGGATGGACGAGGCCTATGACTGCATCCGTACCGTTCGCGACAAGCGCTTCCGTTATTTCCGAAACTACATGCCCTGGCTGACCTACGCGCAGCGCATCGAATACATGGACCAGATGCCCATGGCGCAGGATCTTCGCCGACTGCATGGGGAGGGGAAACTGGACGCCGTGCAGTCGCTGTGGTTCGCCGGAACGAAGCCGGAGGAGGAGCTGTATGACCTCGACGCCGATCCCCACGAGATCAACAATCTTGCCGGAGATCCGGCATTTGAGGGAGAGCTCCAACGGCTGCGAAAGGTTCACCTCGAATGGGCGCATGAAACGAAGGATTTGGGGTACTTGCCCGAGCCTGAAATGGACGCGTTGAAATGGCCCGGAGGCAGGGCGCCGCGATGCGCCCGGCCGGCTTTGTGGGAGACGCCGACGGGTCTTGCCCTGGCTTCGGGGACGCCGGGATCTTCCGTGTTATATCGGTTGAAGGGAGAATCCAGTGGCTGGCGGTTATACACCACGCCGCTGGATTTCGCGCTCGGCGACGGTCTTCTCGCGGTCGCCTGCCGGATCGGCTTCGAAGACAGCGAGGCGGTGACTTTTGCGCCTCAGTCCATCGGTGTGTTCGGACCACCCACACAACGGGTTGACGAGTGGAACGCCTCGTTGCAGAGCGGCTTTCAATCCTGCCCGCTGCTTAACCCGTGGCGTTGCGAACAGTCGCGCAAGCCTATTGCGGATTTCGCGCGTCGGTTCCTTGGATCTTCGGTCGCCGCCGACCGCTATTGGGCCGTCGTCAGTCTGCATCGGCGGGGATGGTCGACGAGCGAGGACCAATCGGAACTGCTCCGCCTTCTTGATGATCCCAGCCCGGTGGTTCGCATTGCGGCGGCCCAGGCGGTGCATGATGGGGAAAAGAGTGACCTCGCCTTACCCGTGCTGATCGCCGGGCTCGCCGACCCCAGCCAGAGCGTGCGGCTTCATGCCGCCATTGCGCTCCGCGATCTGGGAAAAGACGCGCTGCCCGCGCTGGATGCGTTGAAGGCGGCCACGAAAGATCCCTGGACCTACGTGGCGCGCGTGAGTCTGGACGCTGTTGCGGCGCTTGAGCCCGAACGGGAGTCTGAAATCACGCAATAA
- a CDS encoding dihydrofolate reductase, which yields MKRVVYYAACSLDGYIAGRNGDISMFVKKGSVSEHYRREMECFDTVIMCRQTYEFGYGYGLRPGQPACENMKHFIFSNSLTFDEAHPDVKVLPPTPEAVALLKEGAGRDIYLCGGGPFAGWLLESGLIDVLKLRVNPVILGGGAPLFGNSPKTARLDLVRSIACDHGVQINEYRVTAS from the coding sequence ATGAAAAGAGTGGTGTATTACGCGGCGTGCTCGCTGGATGGGTATATCGCGGGAAGAAACGGCGACATCAGCATGTTCGTGAAGAAAGGTTCGGTCTCCGAGCACTATCGACGGGAAATGGAATGCTTCGACACGGTCATCATGTGCCGGCAGACCTACGAGTTCGGCTACGGCTACGGACTCCGGCCGGGCCAGCCCGCCTGTGAGAACATGAAACACTTCATCTTTTCCAATTCCCTCACCTTTGACGAAGCCCATCCCGATGTAAAGGTGCTCCCGCCTACTCCGGAAGCGGTCGCGTTACTCAAAGAAGGCGCCGGGCGGGACATCTACCTCTGCGGCGGCGGCCCCTTCGCGGGCTGGCTGCTCGAGAGCGGCCTGATCGACGTGTTGAAGCTGCGCGTGAACCCCGTCATACTGGGCGGCGGTGCGCCGCTTTTCGGCAACTCACCAAAAACGGCGCGCCTCGATCTCGTCCGCTCGATCGCCTGCGACCACGGCGTGCAGATCAACGAATACCGGGTGACGGCCTCGTAA
- a CDS encoding DUF3800 domain-containing protein, whose amino-acid sequence MKYRMYIDEVGTSDMKSSSNPNHRFLSLTGVIMELEHVRTDVFQRLEGLKSRYFESHPDEPLVLHRKELVNKREPFGALRDPIVEASFNGDLLKLLHELEYTVVTVVIDKQAHGEKYTVWKYEPYHYCLAMLVERYTRWLTRRGGTGDVMAESRGGKEDMRLKKSFRGLLEQGTSFMDASQIRGPLTSIELKVKPKSNNIAGLKLADLLAHPSYSFLRAQYDGQPRPTNFGGKLTDILRASKYDRSSRGEIEGWGIKWLP is encoded by the coding sequence ATGAAATATCGAATGTATATCGACGAGGTTGGCACCTCGGACATGAAATCTTCGAGCAACCCCAACCATCGCTTCCTAAGCCTTACGGGTGTGATCATGGAGTTGGAGCATGTACGGACCGATGTGTTCCAGCGCCTTGAGGGCCTCAAATCAAGGTACTTTGAATCTCATCCCGATGAACCTCTGGTGCTTCACCGGAAGGAATTGGTCAATAAGCGGGAGCCTTTCGGGGCTCTTCGGGATCCGATCGTCGAGGCGAGCTTCAATGGGGACCTCCTGAAGCTCCTGCATGAACTGGAGTACACCGTGGTCACCGTGGTGATTGACAAGCAGGCCCACGGCGAGAAGTATACGGTCTGGAAATATGAGCCCTATCACTATTGCCTCGCCATGCTCGTAGAGCGCTACACCCGCTGGCTTACACGTCGAGGGGGGACCGGAGACGTGATGGCGGAATCCCGCGGCGGGAAAGAAGACATGCGACTCAAGAAGTCCTTTCGGGGGCTGCTGGAACAGGGGACGAGCTTCATGGATGCATCGCAAATTCGGGGCCCGCTTACGTCGATCGAACTCAAAGTGAAGCCGAAATCGAACAATATCGCCGGGCTTAAATTGGCCGATCTGCTGGCGCACCCGTCCTACAGCTTCTTAAGAGCCCAATACGACGGGCAGCCCCGGCCCACAAATTTCGGAGGAAAATTGACCGATATCCTGCGGGCATCAAAATATGACCGTTCAAGCAGAGGTGAGATTGAGGGGTGGGGGATCAAATGGCTACCATAA